Proteins from one Mucilaginibacter jinjuensis genomic window:
- a CDS encoding type IX secretion system membrane protein PorP/SprF, producing MKSLRILIIVIFIACVGKQAIAQQEAMYSQYMFNTLAINPAYAGSRNVTSATALYRSQWVGIQGAPTTATFSIDAPIDNKKIGLGLQVFNDRLGITNTTGAFGSYAFRIPMGKGILAMGLQAGASQYRADFTSVNLGSDNTPDQAFSTNVNKTLVDFGVGLYYSTDKFYLGLSSPQLLNNQLHNFTVQNNNSFDGQAMHLFLATGYVFPLNDDLHLKPSVLIKYVKGAPIEGDLNATLWIRDILGIGAQYRTEADISGMVEFQVSPQIRLGYSYDRSTTPLVQFNSGSHEIMIRYEFGSTKGKILSPRYF from the coding sequence ATGAAGAGCTTGAGAATATTAATTATAGTAATTTTTATAGCGTGCGTGGGGAAACAAGCTATAGCGCAGCAAGAGGCCATGTACTCCCAATATATGTTTAACACCCTGGCTATTAACCCTGCCTATGCGGGTAGCCGGAACGTGACTTCGGCCACGGCATTGTACCGCAGCCAATGGGTTGGTATACAGGGCGCACCAACAACGGCAACCTTTAGCATTGATGCACCGATTGATAATAAAAAGATAGGTTTAGGCTTACAGGTTTTTAACGACCGTTTAGGTATTACCAATACCACGGGCGCTTTCGGTAGCTATGCCTTCCGGATCCCGATGGGTAAGGGTATACTGGCCATGGGCTTACAGGCAGGTGCCAGCCAGTACCGGGCCGATTTTACTTCGGTTAACCTGGGTTCTGATAACACACCCGATCAGGCATTCAGCACCAATGTAAATAAAACACTGGTTGATTTTGGTGTAGGCCTTTACTACAGCACAGATAAGTTTTACCTCGGCTTGTCATCACCACAATTATTGAATAACCAGCTGCACAACTTTACGGTACAGAATAATAACAGTTTCGACGGGCAGGCCATGCATCTTTTCCTGGCTACGGGTTATGTGTTTCCTTTGAATGATGACCTTCACCTGAAACCATCTGTATTGATTAAATATGTAAAGGGTGCCCCTATCGAAGGTGATTTAAATGCTACCTTATGGATCAGGGATATATTAGGGATCGGCGCACAGTACCGTACCGAGGCTGATATTTCGGGAATGGTAGAGTTCCAGGTTTCGCCGCAGATCCGATTAGGTTATTCATACGACCGGAGCACGACCCCGCTGGTGCAATTTAACTCGGGTAGCCACGAGATCATGATCCGTTATGAGTTTGGTTCAACTAAAGGTAAAATCCTGTCTCCACGTTATTTCTAG
- a CDS encoding OmpA family protein yields the protein MLKTIYITLIALLLLPALVFSQKTKKEESNLMKAARKEYLALRYTPAIKLLERELKDHPEDIEAQEMIADSYRNIKNYDKAVYWYAQLTQAPTLKAQWALYYAEALANKQDYAGSEQWYQKYLELVTKDDRATAFTKAYPEIDAFLRNRKDWTISYLNINTAASEYSPLYYKKGLIFSSNRKPGVLVKKVFGWDQTPFSDLYEVKNRMDIKAVNMDSLRYAIRRDIQTKGKKYKPNDDDTPPTANDTHTQGNYNPKFLNDTLGDYLAAQVKAEPVMGNVNTPYHEGSAALLPDGSLMFTRNNYYKGKYEESKDGINKLKIFTAQAPNWEKIVPFIYNNDQYSVGHPALNKAGTVLIFASDKPGGYGGTDLYYCKRATVNSEWEQPVNMGPVINTEGNELFPTLYKDSTLYFSSTGHPGLGGLDIFQVTLSDLKPLHNPINVGSPVNSSVDDFGLIRSDDGKHGFFTSNRKGSDDIYSFLHKEFQIKLHGTIVDAKTGEPICYSTALIKPYGLKDLEPDMPCSFGSLLQPETDYHITATNYGFSTASVDISTKGIHTDTIINVVLKITGVKRPFDTDKETASPGFNCDSVKRMLTINKIYYDLDKSFIRADAQVQMAKVIKLMNEHPELKLLIASYCDSRESKAYNMALSLRRSQAAKDYLVANGIDASRLFTEHFGENNLVTDCPDGVPCSEEQHQLNRRSEFSIIKGGKKVLSMGCGWLENAFGSK from the coding sequence ATGTTAAAAACGATATACATAACCTTAATTGCACTGCTGCTTTTACCGGCCTTAGTTTTTAGCCAAAAGACTAAGAAGGAAGAAAGCAACCTGATGAAAGCCGCTCGTAAAGAATATCTGGCTTTGAGATATACCCCTGCCATAAAATTACTGGAGCGCGAATTGAAAGATCATCCCGAAGATATTGAAGCGCAGGAAATGATTGCCGATAGCTATCGTAACATTAAGAATTACGATAAGGCTGTTTACTGGTATGCCCAGCTAACCCAGGCGCCAACACTTAAAGCGCAATGGGCTTTATATTATGCCGAAGCATTGGCCAACAAGCAAGACTATGCAGGTTCTGAGCAATGGTATCAGAAATATCTCGAATTGGTAACTAAGGATGACCGTGCCACAGCCTTTACCAAAGCTTACCCTGAGATTGATGCCTTTCTGCGTAACCGTAAAGACTGGACTATCTCCTATCTAAACATCAACACCGCTGCTTCAGAGTATTCGCCTTTGTATTATAAGAAAGGATTGATCTTCAGCAGTAACCGTAAACCGGGAGTCTTGGTAAAAAAGGTTTTCGGCTGGGACCAAACACCATTTAGTGATTTATACGAGGTAAAAAATCGGATGGATATTAAGGCGGTTAATATGGACAGCCTTAGGTATGCGATAAGAAGAGATATCCAGACCAAAGGCAAAAAGTATAAACCTAACGATGACGATACCCCGCCAACAGCCAACGATACACATACGCAGGGTAATTACAACCCCAAGTTTTTAAATGATACTTTGGGCGATTATCTGGCCGCACAAGTTAAAGCCGAACCGGTAATGGGTAATGTAAACACGCCTTACCACGAAGGATCTGCGGCTTTATTGCCCGATGGCTCTTTAATGTTTACCCGTAATAATTATTACAAAGGCAAATATGAAGAGAGTAAGGACGGCATAAATAAGCTAAAAATCTTCACTGCCCAGGCACCAAACTGGGAAAAGATTGTACCGTTTATTTACAACAATGACCAGTATTCGGTTGGGCACCCGGCTTTGAATAAGGCGGGTACGGTGTTGATCTTCGCATCAGACAAACCGGGAGGCTACGGCGGCACTGATCTTTACTATTGCAAACGTGCCACCGTTAACAGTGAGTGGGAACAACCTGTAAACATGGGGCCAGTGATTAATACCGAGGGTAATGAGCTGTTCCCTACCCTGTATAAAGACAGCACGCTTTATTTCTCATCAACCGGTCACCCTGGCTTGGGTGGTTTGGATATATTCCAGGTGACGCTGAGCGATTTGAAACCTTTGCATAATCCTATCAACGTAGGATCGCCGGTTAACTCATCTGTTGATGATTTTGGGTTGATCAGAAGCGATGATGGTAAACATGGCTTTTTCACCAGTAACCGCAAAGGCAGCGATGATATTTATAGCTTCCTACATAAAGAGTTCCAGATTAAACTGCATGGTACCATTGTAGATGCCAAAACCGGAGAGCCAATTTGCTATAGTACCGCGTTAATAAAACCTTATGGACTGAAAGATTTGGAACCTGATATGCCTTGCAGCTTCGGCAGCCTGTTACAGCCAGAAACAGATTATCATATCACGGCTACCAATTACGGTTTCAGTACGGCATCTGTCGACATAAGCACTAAAGGCATACATACCGACACAATCATTAACGTAGTGCTTAAAATTACCGGCGTAAAACGACCTTTTGATACTGACAAAGAAACTGCTTCGCCAGGTTTTAATTGTGATTCGGTAAAAAGAATGCTTACCATCAATAAAATTTATTACGATCTGGATAAGTCATTCATCCGCGCAGATGCACAGGTGCAAATGGCTAAGGTGATTAAACTGATGAATGAGCACCCGGAATTAAAATTACTGATAGCCAGCTATTGTGATAGCCGCGAATCGAAAGCTTACAATATGGCGCTTTCGTTACGCAGGTCCCAAGCAGCAAAAGATTATTTAGTGGCTAATGGCATCGATGCGTCGCGATTGTTCACCGAGCACTTTGGTGAAAATAACCTGGTTACTGATTGCCCGGATGGCGTACCATGTTCGGAAGAGCAGCATCAGTTAAACAGACGATCAGAGTTTTCGATCATAAAAGGTGGAAAGAAAGTGTTAAGCATGGGTTGCGGATGGCTCGAAAATGCATTCGGCAGTAAATAA
- a CDS encoding ATP-binding protein codes for MSNNDSNLYNNQPFLAGGGSMGEMIRKFDWSKTSLGPPEQWPVELKNMTSMLLTNAFPVLICWGDDFIQIYNDAFRPINGEGKHPQALGGSAKDTYAEIWETIGPMFADVMQGKTHGFPEFMVPLNRNGYIEECYFDFSYSPIKSVDGIIGGILVVCVETTERVNSLKEFQKSEDAFRNMNEEMASANEELATTNEELFESRENLQQLLEELADSESKTRSIVEAAPFPIGVYIGKEMRVVLANKSILDVWGKGYDVIGKLYADILPELDNQAVFTQLDHVFTTGEPFVARNQRLDLVVDGETKTSYFNYNFTALVGKSGEIYGVMNTAADVTDVAIARQKLQETTDDVSALNEELAATNEELAATNEELLVANEEHALINNELAKVNNQLSLAQDELQLAINAASLGTFDLNPVTGRFVGNDLLKSWFGLQPEEEIELHKATDVIDENDRERAIAAIQTSLTYESGGDFDTYYTILNPLNPIPKIVRAKGKALFNDERQPIRLSGVLQDVTEQRKDEQRKNDFIGMVSHELKTPLTSLTAIVQVLNSKLKSSEDNFISGALDKANIQVRKMSSMINGFLNISRLESGKIHLDKSDFNLEVLIENMIAETQFSSPGYLISLSPCNPISVNADPDKIGSVISNLLSNAVKYSQKGTHIEVTCLIKDNGVEISVRDEGIGVKAEDVQHLFDRYYRVNNPNYSHISGFGIGLYLSSEIIRQHRGEIWVESTPGKGSTFYFSIPLK; via the coding sequence ATGTCAAACAACGATTCTAATCTTTACAATAATCAACCATTTTTAGCCGGTGGCGGCTCAATGGGGGAAATGATCCGGAAGTTTGACTGGAGCAAAACAAGCCTTGGGCCGCCCGAACAATGGCCGGTAGAGTTAAAAAATATGACCAGCATGTTGTTAACCAACGCCTTCCCCGTACTAATATGTTGGGGCGATGATTTTATACAGATATATAATGATGCCTTTAGGCCTATTAATGGAGAAGGTAAACATCCCCAAGCTTTAGGAGGCAGCGCCAAAGATACTTATGCCGAAATATGGGAAACCATTGGCCCCATGTTTGCCGATGTAATGCAGGGTAAAACACATGGCTTTCCTGAGTTTATGGTGCCGCTTAATAGAAATGGCTATATAGAAGAATGCTATTTCGATTTTTCGTACAGTCCAATTAAAAGTGTTGATGGTATTATCGGTGGGATACTGGTGGTTTGCGTAGAGACAACCGAAAGAGTGAACTCATTAAAAGAATTTCAGAAAAGCGAAGATGCATTTCGTAATATGAATGAAGAGATGGCTTCAGCTAATGAAGAGTTGGCTACTACTAATGAAGAACTATTTGAGAGCCGCGAAAATTTGCAACAGTTGCTGGAAGAACTGGCAGACAGTGAATCGAAAACACGCAGTATAGTTGAGGCTGCACCATTCCCGATAGGGGTTTATATTGGTAAAGAGATGCGGGTGGTTTTGGCCAATAAATCTATACTTGATGTTTGGGGCAAGGGGTATGATGTAATTGGCAAATTATATGCTGATATTTTACCCGAGCTGGATAACCAGGCAGTGTTTACGCAACTGGATCATGTTTTTACTACAGGCGAACCTTTTGTTGCACGTAACCAGCGTTTAGATCTGGTAGTTGATGGCGAGACAAAAACTTCCTATTTTAATTATAATTTTACAGCCCTTGTTGGTAAATCCGGCGAGATTTACGGCGTGATGAATACAGCTGCCGATGTTACCGATGTTGCTATTGCCAGGCAAAAACTACAGGAAACAACTGACGATGTATCTGCCTTAAATGAGGAGCTTGCAGCTACTAATGAAGAATTGGCAGCCACTAACGAAGAGTTGTTGGTTGCTAATGAAGAACATGCACTCATTAACAATGAACTTGCAAAAGTTAATAATCAATTAAGCCTTGCCCAGGACGAACTGCAATTAGCCATAAATGCAGCATCACTGGGTACATTTGATCTGAACCCGGTTACCGGGAGATTTGTAGGTAATGATTTACTGAAATCGTGGTTTGGGTTACAACCCGAAGAGGAAATTGAACTGCATAAGGCAACCGATGTAATTGACGAAAATGATAGGGAAAGGGCAATCGCAGCCATACAAACTTCTTTAACCTATGAATCTGGCGGCGACTTTGATACTTACTATACTATTTTAAATCCGCTTAACCCTATCCCTAAAATTGTGAGGGCGAAAGGTAAAGCGTTGTTTAATGACGAGCGACAACCTATTCGTTTGAGTGGTGTTTTACAGGATGTTACGGAACAACGAAAAGACGAACAGCGCAAAAACGACTTTATAGGCATGGTGAGCCACGAGCTGAAAACGCCGCTTACCTCATTAACTGCCATTGTGCAGGTTTTAAATTCTAAGTTGAAAAGCAGTGAGGATAATTTTATCTCTGGTGCGTTGGATAAGGCCAATATCCAGGTGAGGAAAATGAGCTCGATGATCAATGGTTTTCTCAATATATCGCGTTTGGAGTCGGGCAAGATACATCTTGATAAAAGCGATTTCAATCTCGAGGTATTAATTGAAAATATGATTGCAGAAACCCAGTTCAGTTCGCCGGGATACCTGATTAGCTTATCGCCCTGCAATCCAATTTCTGTTAATGCAGATCCGGATAAAATAGGGTCTGTGATTTCTAATTTATTAAGTAACGCTGTTAAGTATTCGCAAAAAGGCACACATATAGAAGTGACTTGCCTTATTAAAGACAATGGCGTTGAAATTTCGGTACGTGATGAAGGGATAGGCGTAAAGGCAGAGGACGTACAACATCTTTTTGATCGTTACTACCGCGTTAACAATCCTAATTACAGCCACATCTCCGGCTTTGGGATCGGGTTATATCTGAGTTCTGAAATCATCCGACAGCATAGGGGTGAAATCTGGGTAGAAAGTACTCCCGGTAAAGGATCTACCTTCTATTTCAGTATACCACTTAAGTAA
- a CDS encoding efflux transporter outer membrane subunit — MTTKYYKYIALVFAGGMIAASCNVSKKYKRPDVKASNLYRDSTTTDTTSMADLPWKTLFADTVLQNLIQEGLNNNLDLRTAILKISESQATLRSAKLAYFPTLDAGVQVTQAKTSQSSLNFPAGIGINLNTTTYQASLTASWELNIWGQLTSLKRQALANFLQSDASKRAVQTQLIADIANNYYSLLSLDQQLVITQQTVKNRIVDVETMKELKEGAVVNGAAVVQSEANRYAAEVQIPDLKQSIRETENALCILLARAPGPIKRTTLGEQQSVIDLKDGLSTQLLRNRPDVQASEFAFRSAFENTNVAHSYFYPKLTITAEGGLSSLQLKNLFDNSIFYNLIGGLTQPIFNQGQNKARYRIAQAQQLEAFNTFQQTILTAGQEVSNALYSYQNAVSKQETRKMQLAALEKSVDYTKELLRYSSATNYTDVLTSEQSLLAAQISGVNDKLQQLQAAVNLYRALGGGWK, encoded by the coding sequence ATGACAACAAAATATTATAAATATATCGCCCTCGTTTTTGCCGGGGGAATGATCGCGGCTTCGTGCAACGTATCTAAAAAATACAAGCGCCCCGATGTAAAGGCCAGTAACCTGTATCGCGATAGTACAACCACAGATACCACTTCAATGGCCGATCTGCCCTGGAAAACGCTGTTTGCCGATACCGTTTTGCAAAACCTGATACAGGAAGGTTTAAATAATAACCTTGATCTGCGTACCGCTATCCTAAAGATCTCAGAATCTCAGGCTACCTTACGCTCGGCTAAGTTGGCTTATTTTCCAACACTGGATGCAGGGGTACAGGTTACGCAGGCTAAAACTTCGCAATCATCGCTGAATTTCCCGGCAGGTATCGGTATCAATTTAAATACCACTACTTACCAAGCTTCATTGACTGCAAGCTGGGAGTTAAACATTTGGGGGCAGCTAACCAGTTTGAAACGCCAGGCCCTGGCTAACTTTTTGCAAAGCGATGCCTCTAAGCGTGCCGTGCAAACGCAGCTGATTGCAGATATTGCGAATAACTATTACAGTTTATTGTCGCTCGATCAGCAATTGGTCATAACTCAACAAACGGTTAAAAACCGGATAGTTGATGTGGAGACGATGAAAGAATTGAAAGAAGGAGCTGTAGTAAACGGGGCTGCCGTAGTGCAAAGTGAGGCTAACCGTTACGCTGCAGAAGTACAGATCCCAGACCTGAAGCAAAGTATCCGCGAAACCGAAAATGCTTTATGTATTTTACTGGCCCGCGCTCCCGGACCAATCAAACGTACCACACTTGGCGAACAACAATCCGTTATAGATTTAAAAGATGGCTTATCAACCCAACTATTGCGTAACCGCCCGGATGTTCAAGCTTCTGAGTTTGCGTTCCGATCGGCGTTTGAGAATACCAATGTGGCGCATTCGTATTTTTATCCGAAGTTGACGATTACTGCTGAGGGAGGATTGTCATCATTACAGCTGAAAAACCTGTTTGATAACTCGATCTTCTACAACCTGATTGGCGGTCTTACCCAGCCCATCTTTAACCAGGGGCAAAACAAAGCACGTTACCGTATTGCGCAGGCGCAACAGTTAGAGGCCTTTAATACTTTTCAGCAAACCATTTTAACTGCTGGTCAGGAGGTTTCAAATGCGCTGTATTCTTACCAAAACGCGGTATCGAAACAAGAAACCCGGAAAATGCAGCTGGCTGCATTAGAGAAATCTGTTGATTATACTAAAGAACTGTTACGCTACAGTTCGGCAACAAATTATACCGATGTATTAACATCAGAACAAAGTTTACTGGCCGCGCAGATCAGTGGGGTAAATGATAAGTTGCAGCAGTTGCAAGCTGCAGTTAACCTTTACCGCGCCTTAGGCGGCGGATGGAAATAG